From the Streptococcus oralis ATCC 35037 genome, one window contains:
- the rnr gene encoding ribonuclease R, whose protein sequence is MKDKIKEYLQEKGRVTVNDLAQALGKDGSKDFRELIKTLSLMERKHQIRFEDDGSLCLDQKKKHEITLKGIFHAHKNGFGFVSLEGEEDDLFVGKNDVNYAIDGDTVEVVIKKVADRNKGTAAEAKIIDILEHSLTTVVGQIVLDQEKPKYAGYIRSKNQKISQPIYVKKPAIKLEGTEVLKVFIDKYPSRKHDFFVASVLDVVGHSTDAGIDVLEVLESMDIVSEFPEAVLKEAESVPEAPSQKDMEGRLDLRDELTFTIDGADAKDLDDAVHIKPLKNGNIELGVHIADVSYYVTEGSALDKEALNRATSVYVTDRVVPMLPERLSNGICSLNPQVDRLTQSAIMEIDKHGRVVNYTITQTVIKTSFRMTYSAVNDILAGDEEKRQEFKKIVPSIELMAKLHERLESMREKRGALNFDTSEAKILVDKKGKPVDIVLRQRGVAERMIESFMLIANETVAEHFSKLDLPFIYRIHEEPKAEKVQKFIDYASSFGLRIYGTASEISQEALQDIMRAVEGEPYADVLSMMLLRSMQQARYSEHNHGHYGLAADYYTHFTSPIRRYPDLLVHRMIRDYGRSKEIAEHFEQVIPEIATQSSNRERRAIEAEREVEAMKKAEYMEEYVGEEYDAVVSSIVKFGLFVELPNTVEGLIHITNLPEFYHFNERDLTLRGEKSGTTFRVGQQIRIRVERADKMTGEIDFSYIPSEFDVIEKGLKQAGRRDRGRGSSRRSDKKEDKRKSGRSNDKHKHSQKDKKKKGKKPFYKEVAKKGAKHGKGRGKGRRTK, encoded by the coding sequence TGAAATCACCCTCAAAGGGATTTTTCATGCCCATAAAAATGGCTTTGGATTTGTCAGTCTGGAAGGCGAAGAGGACGATCTTTTTGTAGGAAAAAACGATGTCAACTATGCCATTGATGGTGATACCGTTGAGGTCGTGATTAAGAAAGTCGCTGACCGTAACAAGGGAACTGCTGCAGAAGCAAAAATTATCGATATCCTAGAGCATAGCCTGACGACAGTTGTCGGGCAAATCGTTTTGGATCAGGAAAAGCCCAAGTATGCGGGCTACATCCGTTCAAAAAATCAGAAAATCAGCCAACCGATTTATGTGAAGAAACCAGCTATCAAGTTGGAAGGAACAGAGGTTCTCAAGGTCTTTATCGATAAATACCCAAGTAGAAAACACGATTTCTTTGTAGCATCTGTACTTGATGTAGTAGGACATTCTACTGATGCTGGGATTGACGTTCTTGAAGTCTTGGAATCCATGGATATTGTTTCAGAATTTCCAGAAGCTGTTCTCAAGGAGGCAGAAAGTGTACCAGAAGCTCCGTCTCAAAAGGATATGGAAGGGCGTCTTGATTTAAGAGATGAGCTTACCTTTACTATTGACGGTGCGGATGCCAAGGACTTGGACGACGCAGTACACATCAAGCCTTTAAAGAATGGCAATATCGAACTCGGAGTTCACATCGCGGATGTTTCCTACTACGTGACTGAGGGTTCTGCCCTGGACAAGGAAGCCCTTAACCGCGCGACTTCTGTCTACGTGACAGACCGTGTGGTACCAATGCTTCCAGAGCGTTTGTCAAACGGCATTTGCTCTCTCAATCCTCAAGTAGATCGCTTGACCCAGTCTGCTATTATGGAAATTGATAAACATGGTCGTGTGGTTAATTACACCATTACCCAAACAGTGATCAAGACAAGCTTTCGTATGACCTATAGCGCTGTCAATGACATCCTGGCTGGCGACGAGGAAAAGAGACAAGAGTTTAAGAAAATTGTTCCAAGTATCGAACTCATGGCCAAGCTCCATGAAAGGCTAGAAAGCATGCGTGAGAAGCGTGGTGCCCTTAACTTTGATACCAGCGAAGCAAAGATTCTAGTGGATAAAAAAGGTAAGCCTGTTGATATCGTTCTTCGTCAGCGTGGTGTTGCTGAGCGGATGATCGAGTCCTTCATGTTGATTGCCAATGAAACAGTTGCCGAGCACTTTAGCAAGCTGGACCTACCTTTCATCTATCGAATCCACGAGGAGCCCAAGGCTGAAAAAGTTCAGAAGTTTATTGACTATGCTTCAAGCTTTGGTTTGCGGATTTATGGGACTGCCAGTGAGATTAGCCAGGAGGCGCTTCAAGACATCATGCGTGCTGTTGAGGGAGAACCCTATGCGGATGTATTGTCCATGATGCTTCTCCGTTCTATGCAACAGGCTCGCTATTCTGAGCACAATCACGGTCACTATGGCCTTGCTGCAGACTATTATACTCACTTCACCAGTCCTATTCGCCGTTATCCAGATCTCCTTGTCCACCGCATGATTCGGGACTATGGTCGTTCCAAGGAAATAGCCGAGCATTTTGAACAAGTGATTCCAGAGATTGCAACCCAGTCTTCCAATCGTGAGCGTCGTGCCATCGAGGCCGAGCGTGAAGTCGAAGCCATGAAAAAGGCTGAGTACATGGAAGAATACGTTGGTGAAGAGTACGACGCAGTTGTATCAAGCATCGTCAAATTCGGTCTCTTTGTTGAATTGCCAAATACAGTCGAAGGATTGATTCACATTACCAATTTGCCTGAATTTTATCATTTTAATGAACGTGATTTGACTCTTCGTGGGGAGAAATCAGGAACAACCTTCCGTGTGGGACAGCAAATTCGTATTCGTGTAGAAAGAGCCGATAAGATGACAGGAGAGATTGATTTCTCTTATATTCCAAGTGAGTTTGATGTCATCGAAAAGGGCTTGAAACAAGCTGGTCGCAGAGACAGGGGTCGTGGCTCAAGTCGTCGTTCGGATAAGAAGGAAGACAAGAGAAAATCAGGGCGCTCAAATGATAAGCACAAGCATTCACAAAAAGATAAAAAGAAAAAAGGCAAGAAACCTTTTTACAAGGAAGTAGCTAAGAAAGGAGCCAAGCATGGCAAAGGGCGAGGGAAAGGTCGTCGCACAAAATAA